Proteins from one Oscillatoria nigro-viridis PCC 7112 genomic window:
- a CDS encoding calcium-binding protein, producing MALKPDPSGIMRLIGDNASEVIQLTPGDLTNFPLGAWALDGNDTVDGSGASELILGNEGEDFLTGFAGNDSLFGGKGRDALYGNEGNDCLSGGLDADFLTGDAGDDILFGGRGNDILGGGDGNNTLVGGLGRDLLNCELGNNLCVLGIDPATTDINSSDRIARFDPDFDRIGLASDLTVNDIVLEPLQNVTVTVRFDFPQALQAFFPPAFFSEFSEPLSGTLIRVRNSNAILGFVDDVTPNELQSRIISVQGF from the coding sequence ATGGCTTTAAAACCCGATCCATCAGGGATAATGCGCTTAATTGGCGACAACGCCTCGGAAGTAATTCAACTTACTCCTGGAGATCTAACAAACTTCCCTTTAGGAGCTTGGGCCCTCGATGGCAACGATACAGTAGATGGGTCAGGGGCTAGCGAGTTAATCCTGGGAAATGAAGGGGAAGATTTTCTCACAGGCTTTGCAGGCAACGATTCTTTATTTGGGGGAAAAGGAAGAGATGCCCTGTATGGAAATGAGGGAAATGACTGCCTCAGTGGTGGTCTAGATGCTGATTTCCTTACTGGAGACGCTGGCGATGATATTTTATTTGGGGGTAGAGGCAATGATATTTTAGGTGGCGGAGATGGGAATAACACTCTGGTTGGCGGCTTGGGCAGAGACTTATTAAATTGTGAGTTGGGCAATAATTTATGCGTTCTAGGAATAGATCCTGCCACTACAGATATCAATTCTAGTGATAGAATCGCACGTTTCGATCCTGATTTTGATCGCATTGGATTAGCGAGTGACTTAACGGTCAATGATATAGTGTTGGAGCCGCTACAGAATGTGACAGTAACAGTTAGATTCGATTTCCCGCAAGCTTTACAAGCATTCTTCCCTCCAGCTTTTTTCAGCGAATTTAGCGAACCTCTTTCAGGAACTCTAATCAGAGTCAGGAATTCTAACGCGATTTTAGGTTTTGTAGACGATGTAACCCCTAATGAACTACAAAGCAGGATTATTTCGGTTCAGGGTTTCTAA
- a CDS encoding class I SAM-dependent methyltransferase has protein sequence MSQYFWNSALYEQNHAFVWQYGESLLELLAPKAGEQILDLGCGTGQLTEKIAQSGAFVQGIDSSLSMISTAKVNYPHINFAVADARSFQVEEPLDAVFSNAVLHWIKQPEAVINCVEKALKPGGRFVAEFGGKGNVGAIVRALLSVLSEIGCEEPEALNPWYFPSIGEYAGLLEKQGFDVGYAVLFDRPTPLEGGRAGMVNWIEMFAGGFLSGLSDDVRSHVINGVEERLQPTLYRDGNWIADYRRIRVVAVLNSSH, from the coding sequence ATGTCACAATATTTTTGGAATTCAGCTCTTTACGAGCAAAATCATGCTTTTGTTTGGCAGTACGGCGAATCGCTTTTGGAGTTACTCGCTCCGAAGGCTGGTGAACAAATTCTGGATTTGGGCTGCGGTACGGGACAGTTAACTGAAAAAATTGCTCAAAGTGGTGCTTTTGTGCAAGGTATTGATTCATCTTTGTCGATGATTTCCACGGCAAAAGTTAACTATCCTCACATTAACTTCGCTGTAGCTGATGCGAGGAGTTTTCAAGTTGAAGAGCCGTTAGATGCTGTTTTTTCTAATGCGGTTTTGCACTGGATTAAGCAGCCGGAGGCTGTAATTAATTGTGTGGAAAAAGCGCTGAAGCCGGGAGGGCGTTTTGTGGCTGAGTTTGGCGGTAAAGGGAACGTGGGGGCGATCGTCCGCGCACTTTTGAGTGTTTTGTCAGAAATTGGCTGCGAGGAGCCTGAAGCGCTTAATCCTTGGTATTTTCCGAGTATTGGCGAGTATGCTGGGCTTTTGGAAAAGCAGGGATTTGATGTGGGTTATGCGGTGTTATTCGATCGCCCTACTCCCCTAGAAGGCGGCAGGGCGGGTATGGTAAATTGGATTGAGATGTTTGCTGGTGGGTTTTTGTCGGGGTTGTCTGATGATGTGCGATCGCACGTAATTAACGGAGTTGAAGAGCGTTTGCAGCCGACCCTGTACCGCGATGGTAATTGGATTGCAGATTATCGCCGAATTCGCGTTGTTGCTGTCTTGAATTCCTCACACTAA
- a CDS encoding GNAT family N-acetyltransferase, whose translation MANLDIKIREADRADLELIVDFISQKSEFDGSKNLLVATVDKLQPTLFCQPPLARVLLAEVAGKAVGFALFHSSYSSLLAQPCLWLDDLFVQAPMRGMGVGTALLKYLAQIAESTNCGRIEWTVNTGNAPGIAFYEKQGARILENIRVCRIDGDGIGLLAG comes from the coding sequence ATGGCTAATTTGGATATCAAAATTAGAGAAGCCGATCGGGCAGATTTGGAATTAATTGTGGATTTTATTTCACAAAAAAGCGAGTTTGACGGATCTAAAAATTTGTTGGTAGCAACAGTAGATAAATTGCAGCCAACGTTGTTTTGTCAGCCTCCGCTAGCGCGAGTTTTGTTGGCGGAAGTTGCGGGAAAAGCGGTAGGATTTGCTCTTTTTCATTCCTCCTATTCAAGTTTATTGGCGCAGCCGTGTCTTTGGCTTGATGATTTATTTGTGCAAGCTCCTATGCGCGGTATGGGAGTCGGTACAGCGCTGTTAAAGTATTTGGCACAAATTGCTGAGTCCACAAATTGCGGGCGGATTGAATGGACTGTTAATACTGGAAATGCACCGGGAATTGCTTTTTATGAAAAGCAGGGAGCGCGCATTTTGGAAAATATTAGGGTTTGCCGTATTGATGGGGATGGAATTGGTTTGCTTGCTGGCTAA
- a CDS encoding LysR family transcriptional regulator — MELRHLRYFIAVAEELNFTRAAEKLHIAQPPLSQQIQHLEAELGFQLFRRTKRTVHLTAAGQVFFEEAGKILLQVDRAIQLGRQTSRGELGQLTIGFVSSAAHNVVPAILQAFRTRCPAVKLELHELTTNEQLQRLRFGQIDIGFVRPPVEEEGINSEIVFRESLIVALPETHPAADRAKVELRELSTEPFILFPRSQAPGLYDAIVSLCQQAGFSPRAAQEAIQMQTIVSLVAAEMGVAIVPASMQNFQRSGVVYKALPESTCIVAIALIWRSDPTEAVQRFLEVTRQIGGFDI, encoded by the coding sequence ATGGAACTTCGGCATTTGCGTTATTTCATTGCAGTAGCAGAGGAACTGAATTTCACTCGTGCAGCAGAAAAACTGCATATTGCCCAACCTCCGCTGAGCCAACAAATCCAGCATTTAGAGGCAGAGTTGGGATTTCAACTGTTTCGCCGCACCAAGCGGACGGTACATTTAACGGCAGCGGGACAGGTTTTTTTCGAGGAGGCCGGGAAAATTCTGCTGCAAGTCGATCGAGCAATTCAACTCGGCCGACAAACCAGTCGGGGCGAACTCGGACAATTGACGATCGGCTTTGTGAGTTCCGCAGCACACAACGTGGTTCCGGCGATTTTGCAGGCGTTTCGCACTCGGTGTCCCGCCGTCAAACTGGAACTGCACGAACTGACCACAAACGAACAGTTGCAGCGGCTGCGGTTCGGGCAAATTGATATCGGCTTCGTGCGCCCTCCGGTTGAGGAAGAGGGGATAAATTCTGAAATCGTTTTTCGAGAATCCCTGATCGTGGCACTGCCAGAAACGCATCCGGCGGCCGATCGCGCGAAGGTAGAATTGCGCGAACTCTCTACCGAACCGTTCATTTTATTTCCGCGCTCCCAGGCTCCGGGATTGTACGATGCGATCGTCAGTCTTTGTCAGCAAGCAGGTTTTAGCCCTCGCGCGGCTCAAGAAGCAATTCAAATGCAAACTATTGTGAGTCTGGTAGCGGCCGAGATGGGAGTGGCGATCGTCCCGGCGTCGATGCAAAATTTCCAGCGCAGCGGGGTTGTTTACAAAGCGCTGCCAGAATCAACCTGCATTGTGGCGATCGCTCTGATTTGGCGCAGCGATCCAACGGAGGCGGTGCAGCGGTTTTTGGAAGTCACCAGACAGATCGGCGGATTTGATATTTGA
- the crtE gene encoding geranylgeranyl diphosphate synthase CrtE, translated as MVLATEMGSSQPESSFDLSAYLVKRKEAIEVALDSALPVIYPETIYEAMRYSLLAGGKRLRPILCLASCELAGGTTSMAIPTACALEMIHTMSLIHDDLPAMDNDDYRRGKLTNHKVYGEDIAILAGDGLLTYAFEFIATKTQNVPPQQVLQTIAHLARASGAAGLVGGQVVDLESEGKTDVSLETLNYIHAHKTGALLEACVVCGGILAGASTADLQRLSRFAQNIGLAFQIIDDILDITATQEELGKTAGKDVQAGKVTYPSLWGIEESRRQASQLVADAKAQLAVFGSKALPLLAIADFITSRSN; from the coding sequence ATGGTATTGGCAACAGAAATGGGTTCGTCCCAACCGGAATCCTCTTTCGATTTATCTGCTTATCTAGTCAAGCGAAAAGAGGCGATCGAGGTAGCTCTCGACAGTGCACTCCCGGTCATCTACCCAGAGACAATTTACGAAGCAATGCGCTACTCGCTGCTAGCGGGGGGCAAGCGCCTGCGTCCGATCCTGTGTCTCGCTAGCTGCGAACTCGCCGGCGGCACTACATCTATGGCAATTCCGACAGCTTGCGCTTTGGAAATGATCCACACGATGTCGCTGATCCACGACGATTTGCCGGCAATGGACAATGACGACTACCGGCGCGGGAAACTGACGAACCACAAAGTCTACGGCGAGGATATCGCCATTTTGGCAGGCGATGGTTTGCTGACCTATGCTTTTGAATTTATCGCCACTAAAACTCAGAACGTACCCCCCCAGCAGGTGTTGCAGACGATCGCCCATTTAGCGCGGGCATCGGGCGCTGCTGGACTCGTAGGCGGTCAAGTGGTTGATTTGGAATCGGAAGGAAAGACAGATGTTTCTTTGGAAACTTTGAATTACATTCACGCTCACAAAACAGGCGCGCTGTTAGAGGCTTGCGTAGTTTGTGGGGGAATTCTGGCTGGGGCCTCGACTGCAGATTTGCAGCGGCTGTCTCGTTTTGCTCAAAATATTGGGCTGGCTTTCCAGATAATTGACGACATTCTGGATATTACTGCTACCCAAGAAGAACTGGGCAAAACTGCTGGCAAAGATGTTCAAGCCGGGAAAGTCACTTATCCGAGTTTGTGGGGAATTGAGGAGTCTCGGCGCCAAGCTTCGCAGCTTGTTGCTGATGCTAAGGCTCAATTAGCAGTGTTTGGGAGCAAAGCTCTACCGCTGCTGGCGATCGCCGATTTTATTACCAGCCGCAGTAACTAG
- a CDS encoding divergent PAP2 family protein — MQEICSSVLNNHVLVVALLACLAAQIMKLPIELVKNRKFNLQYLVTTGGMPSAHSSFVGALAAGVGQTMGWDSPDFAIAAIFAIIVMYDAAGVRQAAGKQARILNQIIDEFFEEDHNLNEARLKELLGHTPFQVLVGLGLGITIAWIAGPAY; from the coding sequence ATGCAGGAAATTTGCAGCAGCGTCTTAAACAATCATGTACTGGTGGTTGCTTTGCTCGCTTGTCTGGCGGCTCAGATCATGAAGTTGCCGATCGAGTTGGTCAAAAATCGCAAGTTTAATCTTCAGTATTTGGTAACAACGGGGGGAATGCCCAGCGCTCACTCGTCTTTTGTGGGCGCTTTGGCTGCTGGAGTCGGACAAACGATGGGATGGGACAGTCCGGACTTTGCGATCGCTGCGATCTTTGCAATTATTGTGATGTACGACGCAGCAGGCGTCCGCCAAGCCGCAGGCAAGCAAGCTCGCATCCTCAACCAAATTATTGACGAGTTTTTTGAGGAAGATCACAACCTTAATGAGGCTCGCCTGAAAGAGTTGCTGGGACACACTCCTTTTCAAGTGCTTGTCGGTTTGGGGCTGGGAATCACTATTGCTTGGATCGCAGGGCCTGCATATTAG
- a CDS encoding YbjN domain-containing protein: MTTSEPNLQTTSAESQSSESAIASEQVEKATAVTYAEEIETVIASMAVDQKVMVGQNEAGGHLWKFKYGSVEVFVQLTGDTEDDSLTVWAFVLQLPAKNEAQLMRKLLEMNWLSTLESHFAIVDNQVAVISTRTIAEISAGEISRVITIVATIADDNDDILQGEFGQ, encoded by the coding sequence ATGACTACCAGCGAGCCGAACCTACAAACAACTTCCGCAGAAAGCCAATCGAGTGAAAGCGCGATCGCCTCCGAGCAGGTCGAAAAAGCCACAGCCGTCACCTATGCAGAAGAAATTGAAACTGTCATCGCCAGCATGGCTGTAGACCAAAAAGTGATGGTCGGTCAAAATGAAGCTGGCGGACATCTTTGGAAGTTTAAGTACGGCAGTGTTGAAGTGTTCGTGCAACTCACCGGCGACACCGAAGATGATTCTTTGACTGTGTGGGCTTTTGTACTGCAGTTGCCGGCGAAGAATGAAGCTCAATTAATGCGGAAACTTCTAGAAATGAATTGGCTGTCTACTTTGGAATCTCATTTTGCGATTGTTGACAATCAAGTTGCGGTAATATCGACTCGGACGATCGCCGAAATCTCGGCGGGGGAAATTTCTCGGGTTATTACTATTGTCGCCACGATCGCCGATGACAACGACGATATTCTGCAAGGAGAATTCGGTCAGTAG
- a CDS encoding ferritin-like domain-containing protein, producing the protein MTVAYPRKLRNAMGAREILANVVRDREVHLITLNRYRYSEQRSCKDLTDLIERLNGEPAELVRDLSRHISDEARHAMWLTDLLVDIGQNVGTPPGVSYIDEFERLLDSEQKDPAQDREDFVISSLAAINVTEKRGCEYFSAHIHALKQAPQTAENVKIRETIEKIFPEEAGHVRWGNRWLAQIADKSPEHRQKVEQAKRKYVAIEQAAFESGMDIMLGAELRRVSRLVDIANTMPMWERPQYLIERLPATLLAPDLQMTRVDVAQRAWKRDPQAFVEKFVPMFLNGLNTIEKKPATKPKA; encoded by the coding sequence ATGACTGTTGCCTATCCCCGCAAGCTTCGCAACGCTATGGGAGCGCGCGAAATTTTAGCTAATGTAGTGCGCGATCGCGAAGTTCACCTGATCACCCTCAACCGCTACCGGTACAGCGAACAGCGCAGTTGCAAAGACCTCACCGACTTGATCGAACGGCTAAACGGGGAACCGGCCGAACTCGTGCGCGACCTCTCCCGGCACATTTCCGACGAAGCGCGGCACGCCATGTGGCTCACCGACTTGCTGGTAGACATCGGCCAAAATGTGGGAACGCCGCCGGGAGTCTCCTACATTGACGAATTTGAAAGGTTGCTCGACAGCGAGCAAAAAGACCCCGCCCAAGACCGCGAAGACTTTGTAATTTCTTCCCTAGCCGCGATTAACGTCACCGAAAAGCGGGGCTGCGAATACTTCTCAGCGCACATCCATGCCCTCAAACAGGCTCCCCAAACCGCAGAAAACGTCAAAATCCGCGAAACTATCGAAAAGATTTTTCCAGAAGAAGCCGGTCACGTCCGCTGGGGCAACCGCTGGCTGGCCCAAATCGCCGACAAAAGCCCGGAACACCGCCAGAAGGTGGAACAGGCAAAGCGCAAGTATGTGGCGATCGAACAAGCAGCTTTTGAATCGGGAATGGATATCATGCTGGGGGCAGAACTGCGCCGCGTTAGCCGCCTCGTGGACATTGCCAACACCATGCCGATGTGGGAACGCCCGCAATACCTGATAGAACGCTTGCCCGCAACCCTGCTGGCCCCGGATCTGCAAATGACCAGAGTCGATGTAGCTCAGCGGGCCTGGAAGCGCGACCCGCAGGCATTTGTCGAGAAATTTGTGCCCATGTTCCTCAACGGCTTGAATACCATTGAGAAAAAGCCGGCGACTAAGCCCAAGGCTTAA
- the glnA gene encoding type I glutamate--ammonia ligase, producing the protein MFQTPQEALNYIKENQIQIVDLKFIDMPGIWQHLSLYHDQIDESAFTDGVPFDGSSIRGWKAINESDMTMVIDPTTAWMDPFMAEPTISFICSIKEPRTGEPYSRCPRTIAQKAIDYLLSTGLGDTAFFGPEAEFFIFDDVRFDQTQNSGYYYVDSIEGRWNSGKEEAGGNLGYKPRYKEGYFPVAPTDTSQDMRTEMLLTMAKCGVPIEKHHHEVATGGQCELGFRFATLVQAADYLLTYKYVIKNVGKKYGKTITFMPKPLFNDNGSGMHVHQSIWKDGQPLFAGDKYAGFSQMGLHYIGGILKHAPALLAITNPTTNSYKRLVPGFEAPVNLAYSQGNRSASVRIPLSGTNPKAKRLEFRCPDATSNPYLAFAAMLCAGIDGIKNQIDPGEPLDVDIYDLSPEELSKIPSTPGSLEGALEALEKDHSFLTDSGVFTEDFIQTWISYKLDNEVNPMRLRPHPYEFSLYYDC; encoded by the coding sequence ATGTTCCAGACGCCGCAAGAAGCCTTAAACTACATAAAAGAAAATCAAATCCAGATCGTTGACCTCAAGTTCATCGATATGCCGGGGATCTGGCAACACCTTTCCCTGTACCACGACCAAATCGACGAAAGCGCATTCACAGACGGCGTACCCTTTGACGGTTCCAGCATCCGGGGCTGGAAAGCCATCAACGAATCAGACATGACGATGGTCATCGATCCGACCACCGCTTGGATGGACCCGTTCATGGCAGAACCGACCATCAGCTTCATTTGCAGCATCAAAGAACCCCGCACCGGCGAACCGTACAGTCGCTGTCCCCGCACCATTGCCCAAAAAGCCATAGACTACTTGCTTTCCACCGGTCTCGGCGATACAGCATTCTTTGGCCCGGAAGCAGAATTCTTTATTTTTGACGACGTTCGCTTCGACCAAACCCAAAATTCCGGCTACTATTACGTAGATTCGATCGAAGGTCGCTGGAATTCCGGCAAAGAAGAAGCAGGCGGCAACCTCGGCTACAAACCGCGTTACAAAGAAGGTTATTTCCCAGTAGCACCAACCGATACCTCACAAGACATGAGAACGGAAATGCTGCTGACAATGGCAAAATGCGGCGTACCCATCGAAAAGCACCACCACGAAGTCGCCACCGGCGGTCAATGCGAACTAGGTTTCCGCTTTGCAACTTTAGTACAAGCCGCCGACTACTTGCTGACTTACAAATACGTCATCAAAAACGTCGGCAAAAAATACGGCAAAACCATCACCTTCATGCCCAAACCGCTGTTTAACGACAACGGTTCCGGGATGCACGTTCACCAGTCGATTTGGAAAGACGGTCAGCCTCTATTTGCAGGCGATAAATATGCTGGTTTCAGTCAAATGGGACTGCATTACATCGGCGGCATTCTCAAGCACGCACCGGCACTTTTGGCAATCACCAACCCCACGACCAATTCCTACAAGCGTTTAGTTCCGGGCTTTGAAGCTCCTGTAAACTTAGCTTACTCTCAAGGAAACCGATCGGCATCAGTGCGGATTCCGTTGTCGGGAACCAACCCCAAAGCCAAGCGGTTAGAATTCCGCTGTCCCGATGCCACATCTAACCCCTATTTAGCATTTGCAGCCATGCTGTGCGCCGGCATAGACGGCATCAAGAATCAAATCGATCCGGGCGAACCTTTGGACGTGGATATCTACGACCTTTCCCCTGAAGAATTGAGCAAAATTCCTTCCACTCCCGGTTCCTTGGAAGGCGCTTTAGAAGCTTTAGAAAAAGACCACAGTTTCTTAACTGATAGCGGCGTATTTACCGAAGACTTCATCCAAACCTGGATTTCCTACAAACTCGACAATGAAGTCAACCCGATGCGGCTGCGTCCTCACCCCTACGAGTTTTCTCTCTACTACGACTGTTAG
- the apcB gene encoding allophycocyanin subunit beta, whose product MRDAVTSLIENYDVAGRYLDRDGIDRLKSYFATGTARVQAAAAINSNAATIVKQAGIQLFAEQPELIRPGGNAYTTRRYAACLRDMDYYLRYATYALVAGSTDVLDERVLQGLRETYNSLSVPIGPTVMGIGIMKEMVKAQVEAAGLSVGPFLDQPFDYMIRELSEQDI is encoded by the coding sequence ATGCGCGATGCAGTGACGAGCCTGATTGAAAATTATGATGTTGCTGGTAGGTATTTAGACCGGGATGGTATCGATCGGTTGAAATCTTATTTTGCAACGGGCACGGCACGGGTACAGGCGGCGGCTGCGATTAACAGCAATGCTGCGACAATTGTCAAGCAAGCTGGTATTCAGCTATTTGCCGAACAGCCGGAATTAATCCGTCCGGGCGGAAATGCCTACACGACTCGTCGCTACGCGGCTTGTCTGCGGGATATGGACTACTACTTGCGCTATGCTACTTACGCCCTAGTGGCTGGAAGTACCGACGTGCTCGACGAGCGCGTGCTGCAAGGTTTGCGCGAAACTTACAATTCTCTAAGCGTTCCCATTGGCCCGACGGTGATGGGGATTGGCATTATGAAGGAGATGGTTAAGGCTCAGGTGGAAGCTGCTGGCTTGTCTGTGGGGCCTTTTTTGGATCAGCCTTTTGATTACATGATTCGCGAATTGAGCGAACAAGATATTTAA
- a CDS encoding TlyA family RNA methyltransferase: protein MAKQRLDILLVSLDLCSSRQQAQALIRTGKVSINQQIVDKPGTEVDISAKIQIKERSRYVSRGGDKLAKALEVFAIPVAGRICLDGGISTGGFTDCLLQAGAALVYGIDVGYGQADWGLRNDPRVILKERTNLRYMTPAELYGDSAPADLAVVDVSFISLDKILPALWELLVPPREAVLLVKPQFEVGRERVGKKGVVRDSATQADAIFQVWKAAAALGWQQRGLTWSPLLGPAGNIEYLLWLGIDRELESDQRAILFEGCANEDGVVKERIAQVAKAAARELVGRL, encoded by the coding sequence TTGGCTAAACAGCGACTAGATATTTTATTGGTCAGCCTAGATTTGTGCAGTTCCAGACAGCAAGCTCAGGCATTAATTCGGACGGGGAAAGTCTCCATCAACCAACAGATAGTTGACAAACCTGGCACTGAGGTCGATATTTCAGCAAAGATTCAGATCAAAGAGCGATCGCGCTATGTTTCCAGAGGCGGCGACAAATTAGCCAAAGCTTTAGAAGTTTTTGCGATTCCCGTTGCAGGCAGAATTTGTCTCGACGGCGGCATTTCCACAGGCGGTTTTACCGACTGTTTGCTGCAAGCCGGCGCCGCCCTAGTGTACGGCATAGATGTTGGCTACGGTCAAGCAGATTGGGGCTTGCGTAACGATCCGAGGGTAATTTTGAAAGAACGCACCAATTTGCGGTACATGACTCCTGCTGAGCTTTACGGCGACTCTGCGCCAGCAGATTTGGCGGTAGTAGATGTGTCGTTTATTTCCCTGGATAAGATTTTACCGGCGCTGTGGGAATTGTTGGTACCGCCGCGAGAAGCGGTGTTGCTGGTAAAGCCGCAGTTTGAGGTAGGGCGCGAGAGAGTCGGGAAAAAAGGCGTAGTGCGAGACTCAGCAACTCAAGCCGATGCGATTTTTCAAGTGTGGAAGGCAGCCGCAGCTTTAGGATGGCAGCAGCGCGGCTTAACGTGGTCGCCTTTACTTGGCCCGGCCGGTAATATCGAGTATCTTTTATGGTTGGGGATCGATCGCGAACTGGAATCAGACCAGAGGGCGATCCTCTTCGAGGGCTGCGCTAACGAAGATGGTGTCGTGAAGGAACGGATCGCACAAGTCGCAAAAGCGGCCGCCCGGGAACTTGTCGGTCGATTGTAG
- a CDS encoding DUF697 domain-containing protein, with protein MGDNSLQENRLSLARASLREALARYSHLRQGKKNSNNTELEAALQYQLDILTSTSEKLDHNIIRIATFGLVSRGKSAVLNALLGQKILQTGPLNGVTQWPRSVRWSVPLSFLDSDESPQPPLVKGGKGGVQVELIDTPGLDEVGGEVRGEMAKQVTRQADLILFVVAGDITRTEYQALCELQTAQKPVILVFNKIDLYPELDRKAIYQSLQALANSEELAAAAVTEKTDSENLSDPNNPSDKSTVKSPPKAAKSLEIVMVAAEPAPVQVRVEWSDGRVTNEWESPPAQIDELKHKILTILNREGRSLLALNALVEARDAEANIARHVLKLRQTEAEDLIWQFAKYKALAVGLNPVAFLDVMGATVADLALIRSLSRLYGLPMTGYEAGKLWQTIFSSAGGVLLGELGSSFLLGFGKSAAAAAPQIGFSTFAGVAVTQASLAAYGTYAVGRAAQVYLEKGCTWGPLGQDTVIQEILATIERNTIIDRLQQEFKI; from the coding sequence ATGGGTGACAATTCCCTTCAAGAAAATCGCTTATCCCTTGCCCGCGCCAGTTTGCGCGAAGCCCTGGCGCGCTATTCCCACCTGCGCCAAGGGAAAAAAAACTCGAATAATACAGAATTAGAAGCGGCGCTGCAATATCAGTTAGATATCTTAACTTCCACCTCAGAAAAACTAGACCACAATATAATCCGCATTGCTACTTTCGGGCTAGTCAGCCGCGGCAAGTCAGCCGTATTAAACGCGCTTTTAGGTCAAAAAATTCTGCAAACAGGCCCTCTCAACGGCGTGACTCAGTGGCCGCGTTCCGTGCGCTGGAGTGTGCCTTTATCCTTCCTTGACAGCGACGAATCCCCCCAACCCCCCCTTGTCAAGGGCGGGAAAGGAGGGGTGCAAGTTGAATTAATAGATACTCCCGGACTTGATGAAGTTGGCGGCGAAGTGCGCGGCGAAATGGCGAAACAAGTAACTCGCCAAGCTGACTTAATTCTGTTTGTCGTTGCAGGCGATATCACCCGCACTGAATATCAAGCACTGTGCGAATTGCAAACAGCTCAAAAACCGGTAATTTTAGTTTTTAATAAAATTGACCTGTATCCAGAATTAGACAGAAAAGCTATTTACCAAAGTTTGCAAGCGCTGGCAAATTCTGAAGAGTTAGCAGCCGCTGCGGTAACAGAGAAAACAGATAGCGAAAATTTGTCTGACCCAAACAACCCATCTGATAAATCTACTGTAAAATCACCGCCTAAAGCTGCCAAATCTTTAGAAATAGTCATGGTAGCCGCCGAACCGGCGCCGGTGCAAGTGCGGGTGGAATGGTCAGACGGAAGAGTAACTAACGAATGGGAGTCCCCGCCCGCGCAGATAGACGAACTCAAACATAAAATTCTCACAATTCTTAACAGAGAAGGTCGATCGCTCCTCGCTCTAAATGCTTTAGTTGAAGCTAGAGATGCCGAAGCAAACATTGCCCGTCACGTTCTCAAATTGCGACAAACAGAAGCCGAAGATTTAATCTGGCAATTTGCAAAATATAAAGCTTTGGCTGTCGGTTTAAATCCAGTGGCATTCTTGGATGTAATGGGAGCAACTGTCGCAGATTTAGCCTTAATTCGCTCTTTATCCAGACTTTACGGTTTACCCATGACTGGTTACGAAGCGGGGAAACTTTGGCAGACTATTTTCTCCAGCGCTGGCGGCGTACTTTTGGGAGAATTGGGTAGCAGTTTTCTGTTGGGATTTGGCAAAAGTGCGGCGGCTGCGGCCCCGCAAATCGGCTTTTCTACTTTTGCCGGAGTTGCTGTCACTCAAGCTAGTTTAGCAGCCTACGGAACCTACGCTGTCGGTCGCGCCGCCCAAGTTTATTTAGAAAAAGGCTGCACCTGGGGCCCCTTGGGACAAGATACGGTAATTCAAGAAATTCTCGCCACCATCGAGCGCAATACAATTATCGATCGCTTGCAGCAAGAGTTTAAAATATGA